The Puntigrus tetrazona isolate hp1 chromosome 19, ASM1883169v1, whole genome shotgun sequence genome has a segment encoding these proteins:
- the necap1 gene encoding adaptin ear-binding coat-associated protein 1, which translates to MASEGEYESILCVKPDVNVYRIPPRASNRGYRAADWKLDTPDWTGRMRITAKGKVAYIKLEDKVSGELFAQAPVKEYPGIAVETVSDSSRYFVLRIQDDNGRSAFIGVGFGDRGDAFDFNVALQDHFKWVKQENEIKSSQAADSGPKLDLGFKEGQTITLNIGQGKKRDKPRPQSSGGLGLLPPPPGGKIAPPPSSNHNTVQPSGGAETGCLLELDSSNSNTVVQSNPSSDLWGDFSSSASSVAPPAPRQEPSSGNWVQF; encoded by the exons ATGGCGTCCGAGGGCGAATACGAGTCGATTCTGTGCGTGAAACCAGATGTAAATGTTTACCGCATCCCGCCGCGGGCGTCGAATCGCGGATACAG GGCGGCTGACTGGAAGCTAGACACTCCTGACTGGACAGGCCGTATGCGCATTACAGCAAAGGGGAAGGTGGCTTATATCAAACTGGAGGACAAAGTCTCAG GTGAGCTGTTTGCTCAAGCTCCAGTAAAGGAATACCCTGGCATTGCAGTGGAGACAGTCAGTGATTCCAGTCGCTATTTTGTTCTCCGAATACAGGATGACAACG GTCGCAGTGCATTCATTGGCGTTGGGTTTGGGGACAGAGGGGATGCCTTTGACTTTAATGTTGCCCTGCAGGATCATTTCAA GTGGGTGAAACAGGAAAACGAAATCAAAAGTTCTCAGGCTGCAGACTCAGGACCCAAACTGGATCTAGGCTTCAAAGAGGGACAGACCATCACACTGAATATCGGg CAAGGTAAAAAGAGGGACAAGCCCCGCCCTCAGAGCTCAGGGGGCTTGGGGCTCCTCCCTCCACCTCCAGGAGGAAAGATAGCTCCTCCTCCTTCGTCCAATCACAACACAGTACAGCCATCAGGGGGAGCAGAAACGG GATGTTTATTAGAACTGGACAGCAGTAACTCTAATACAGTGGTTCAGTCAAACCCCAGCTCTGACCTTTGGGGTGACTTCTCCAGCTCTGCAAG CTCCGTTGCTCCTCCAGCACCACGCCAAGAACCCTCTTCCGGGAACTGGGTCCAGTTCTGA